The Exiguobacterium acetylicum genome includes a window with the following:
- a CDS encoding TIGR03571 family LLM class oxidoreductase: MFNDHTSYQRMYREGELTLGLHVPLENFKMRTPTLDKQVELAQKAEDYGFTTLWLRDVLLKDPYFLDPAVGQIHDMLIYGTHLLSQTKQIALGTSALVLPLRHPLRSAKEVATINALFPERLILGVSSGDRQADFHGLGIDHPSRGAQFKEALQVMEQALYEDYPQIDSTYGEVSGATLVPRPKKRIPTMITGFAQQNMDWLAKNGDGWMYYPQGPFEQARAIEQWRAASQEAGNTTFRPFSMPMHLDLSADPDEEATPIRLGFRIGRNRLIELLALYRELGVNHLFFALFDGERSAEDVIDELGTYVVPHFPPLS, from the coding sequence ATGTTCAACGATCACACAAGTTATCAGCGGATGTACCGCGAGGGCGAGCTTACGCTCGGTCTCCACGTCCCGCTTGAGAATTTCAAGATGCGAACACCAACGCTCGATAAACAAGTCGAACTCGCGCAAAAAGCAGAGGACTATGGCTTTACGACACTTTGGTTACGTGACGTCCTACTGAAGGATCCTTATTTCCTCGATCCTGCTGTCGGACAGATTCACGACATGCTGATTTACGGTACGCATCTTCTTAGTCAGACGAAGCAGATCGCACTCGGAACATCAGCCCTTGTCTTGCCGCTTCGCCATCCGCTACGCTCCGCGAAGGAAGTTGCGACGATTAATGCGCTGTTCCCAGAACGTTTGATTCTCGGCGTCTCGTCCGGTGACCGGCAAGCCGATTTTCATGGACTTGGTATCGATCATCCAAGTCGTGGCGCTCAGTTCAAGGAAGCACTCCAGGTGATGGAACAAGCCTTATATGAAGATTATCCGCAAATCGATTCGACGTATGGAGAAGTCAGTGGTGCGACGCTCGTCCCACGACCAAAAAAGAGAATCCCGACGATGATCACTGGTTTTGCGCAGCAAAACATGGACTGGCTCGCGAAAAACGGTGACGGTTGGATGTATTATCCACAAGGTCCGTTCGAACAAGCGCGTGCCATCGAACAATGGCGTGCTGCCAGTCAAGAAGCCGGTAACACAACGTTCCGCCCGTTTTCGATGCCGATGCATCTCGACCTGTCCGCAGATCCGGATGAAGAAGCGACACCAATTCGACTCGGTTTCCGAATCGGTCGTAATCGATTGATTGAGTTGCTCGCATTGTACCGTGAGCTTGGCGTCAACCATCTGTTCTTCGCTTTGTTCGATGGTGAACGCTCAGCGGAAGACGTGATTGACGAACTCGGAACGTATGTCGTTCCACACTTCCCTCCGTTATCATAA
- a CDS encoding MFS transporter: protein MNQLNPQVREEQVPRNGGLALLALAISAFGIGTTEFVPVGLLAAIAGDLNIGITLAGLIISGYAIGVAVGAPLLTALTNRMNRKTLLMALMVVFIAGNLVSAISPTFELLIVARFITAFSHGVFFSIGATIAVQLVPEHKKASAIALMFTGLTVATVTGVPLGTFIGQSFGWRATFFAVAALGIIAIIASFFLIPKDLKQSPPAKFSDMFKLLTNGRLMLGFLITALGYGGTFVAFTYLTPIMQDVTKISPSLISIILLVYGIAVAIGNTVGGKLANGNPIKALFYMFILHAVVMIALSFMIPFKVAGIIGIILMGLLAFMNVPGLQLYIVQLAEKYVPAAVDVASALNIAAFNIGIALGATIGGLVADTIGLVHTPWVGGIMVILAVILTGVSRRLERQ from the coding sequence ATGAATCAACTAAACCCCCAGGTCCGGGAGGAACAGGTCCCAAGAAACGGCGGACTTGCCTTACTTGCCTTAGCAATCAGTGCCTTTGGGATCGGTACGACGGAGTTCGTTCCCGTCGGATTGCTCGCAGCAATCGCTGGTGACTTAAATATCGGTATTACACTCGCTGGTCTCATCATCTCTGGTTACGCGATCGGCGTTGCCGTCGGTGCGCCCCTGTTGACGGCACTGACGAATCGGATGAATCGGAAAACATTACTGATGGCATTAATGGTCGTCTTCATCGCCGGTAACCTTGTTTCTGCGATTTCACCGACGTTTGAATTATTAATCGTCGCCCGCTTCATCACGGCTTTCTCACATGGTGTCTTCTTCTCGATTGGTGCGACGATTGCCGTCCAGCTCGTACCCGAGCATAAAAAAGCGAGTGCTATTGCCTTGATGTTCACCGGTCTGACGGTCGCGACCGTCACAGGTGTCCCGCTCGGAACATTCATCGGTCAATCATTCGGCTGGCGCGCAACGTTCTTTGCTGTCGCCGCACTCGGAATCATCGCGATCATCGCAAGCTTCTTCTTGATTCCTAAAGACTTGAAACAATCACCACCTGCTAAGTTCTCTGACATGTTCAAACTGTTGACGAACGGACGTTTGATGCTCGGTTTCTTGATCACTGCCCTCGGTTATGGTGGGACGTTCGTCGCGTTTACGTACTTGACACCAATCATGCAGGACGTCACGAAAATCAGCCCAAGCTTGATCAGTATCATTCTACTCGTCTACGGAATCGCTGTTGCGATTGGGAACACGGTCGGCGGAAAACTCGCGAACGGTAACCCGATCAAAGCGTTGTTCTATATGTTCATTCTCCATGCGGTTGTCATGATCGCCTTGTCGTTCATGATTCCGTTTAAGGTCGCGGGCATCATCGGTATCATCTTGATGGGACTTCTCGCCTTTATGAACGTCCCTGGACTCCAGCTCTATATCGTCCAGTTGGCTGAAAAATATGTCCCGGCAGCAGTCGATGTCGCCTCTGCCTTGAATATCGCAGCCTTCAACATCGGAATCGCACTCGGAGCAACAATCGGTGGTCTCGTCGCCGATACGATCGGTCTCGTCCACACGCCATGGGTCGGCGGCATCATGGTCATTCTTGCCGTCATCTTGACAGGTGTCTCACGTCGTCTTGAGCGGCAGTAA
- a CDS encoding winged helix-turn-helix transcriptional regulator → MPYNIPVEATLEVIGGKWKVVIMCHLIKGERRTSELRKLMPTITQKMLTQQLRELEEDGVIIRTVFEQVPPKVVYSLSEYGWSLKPILDAMCAWGEGHIDLTGGEVVSS, encoded by the coding sequence ATGCCGTACAATATCCCAGTCGAAGCGACACTTGAAGTCATCGGTGGAAAGTGGAAGGTCGTCATCATGTGTCATTTGATTAAAGGCGAGCGCCGGACGAGTGAGCTCCGCAAGCTGATGCCGACGATTACGCAAAAGATGCTGACGCAACAATTGCGGGAGTTAGAAGAAGACGGCGTCATCATTCGGACCGTCTTTGAACAAGTCCCACCGAAAGTCGTCTACTCGTTATCGGAATACGGCTGGTCATTGAAGCCGATTCTTGACGCGATGTGTGCGTGGGGCGAAGGACATATTGATTTGACGGGTGGAGAGGTCGTCTCGTCATAA
- a CDS encoding NAD(P)-dependent alcohol dehydrogenase encodes MKAAICTRYGPPDVLHIKEVPSPVPKSSELLIKVYASAVHSGDRRMRSLDVPALGKLPMRLAVGFKRPRQPILGVVLAGEVVEVGQDVKQFKVGDRVHALTGFGFGGYAEYACVSEKRCLSKISQHASYAEAVCLPFGGTTSLHFFRKLQLDQMKTILIYGASGAVGTAAVQIAKAKGLQVTAVCSGRNLERVKELGADHVIDYTKDGYDGLLLKYDAVFDASGKINKTQAKRHVKQNGSFTSVAGQGVAKERKEDLHYLNEQFEAGQFKPVIDRIYPLDEIVEAHRYVDSGQKFGNVVISVTDE; translated from the coding sequence ATGAAAGCAGCCATCTGTACTCGCTACGGACCGCCGGACGTCTTGCACATCAAAGAAGTGCCGAGCCCGGTTCCGAAATCATCCGAACTGTTGATCAAAGTGTATGCATCCGCCGTCCATTCCGGAGACCGGCGCATGCGATCGCTCGATGTTCCAGCGTTAGGAAAACTTCCGATGCGTTTGGCTGTTGGTTTCAAGCGACCGCGACAACCAATTCTTGGCGTCGTTCTTGCCGGAGAAGTCGTCGAAGTCGGTCAGGACGTCAAACAGTTTAAAGTCGGCGACCGCGTCCATGCTTTGACCGGATTTGGCTTCGGTGGATACGCGGAATACGCCTGTGTATCTGAGAAGCGTTGCTTGTCTAAAATCTCGCAGCATGCCTCTTACGCGGAAGCCGTTTGTCTCCCGTTCGGTGGTACGACGTCACTTCATTTTTTCCGGAAACTCCAGCTCGATCAGATGAAGACGATCTTGATTTACGGTGCGTCGGGTGCTGTCGGAACGGCTGCTGTTCAAATCGCCAAAGCAAAAGGACTTCAGGTGACGGCAGTCTGTAGTGGACGAAATCTGGAGCGTGTTAAAGAACTCGGTGCCGATCACGTCATCGATTATACGAAGGACGGTTATGACGGCTTGTTGCTCAAATATGATGCCGTTTTCGATGCATCCGGGAAGATCAACAAGACGCAGGCGAAACGGCATGTCAAACAAAACGGTTCGTTCACATCCGTCGCAGGGCAAGGTGTCGCAAAAGAACGGAAAGAGGATTTACACTATTTGAATGAACAGTTTGAAGCAGGACAGTTTAAACCAGTGATTGACCGCATCTATCCGCTTGATGAAATCGTCGAAGCCCATCGCTACGTTGATTCCGGACAAAAGTTCGGGAATGTTGTCATTTCAGTAACAGATGAGTGA
- a CDS encoding collagenase yields MKQLFAFETKTDYAKYEAITDRFRTRLDEYQTILREKYQLIDVPKGIVWTSAELATTIFSDIPIPAFTNKNLIYISPDVSEWRTLFLSQLDGKDVPHIQEFYETLAEDHVLTIAGHELTHHLDLFVDEFDDEREDGIWFEEGMCEYLPRKHLLSDEAFKQITAIETELVELFQEEYGNRSIDQFGSASYAGSLSSIMFDYWRSFLAIHYLIEERYDGDVLRAFEAYRNWHEQGRVVPLSEYFGLQTVNR; encoded by the coding sequence ATGAAGCAACTGTTTGCGTTTGAGACAAAAACGGACTATGCCAAATATGAAGCGATCACGGATCGCTTTCGCACAAGATTGGACGAGTATCAAACCATCTTACGAGAGAAGTATCAACTGATTGACGTACCGAAAGGAATCGTCTGGACTTCTGCGGAACTCGCGACGACCATATTCTCAGATATTCCGATTCCAGCATTTACGAACAAGAATTTGATTTACATATCACCAGATGTCTCAGAATGGCGGACGTTATTTTTGTCGCAACTCGACGGGAAAGACGTACCGCATATTCAAGAGTTCTATGAGACGCTCGCCGAAGATCACGTCTTGACGATTGCTGGTCATGAACTGACTCATCATTTAGATTTGTTCGTTGATGAGTTTGATGATGAACGGGAAGACGGAATCTGGTTCGAAGAGGGAATGTGTGAGTATTTACCCCGGAAGCACCTGTTGTCGGACGAAGCATTCAAGCAGATCACAGCAATCGAGACGGAACTCGTTGAGCTTTTTCAAGAAGAGTACGGAAATCGGTCGATCGATCAATTTGGTAGTGCCTCATATGCCGGTAGTCTGTCGAGTATCATGTTCGACTATTGGCGGAGTTTTCTCGCGATCCACTATCTCATCGAGGAACGATATGACGGTGATGTATTACGCGCTTTCGAAGCATATCGGAATTGGCATGAACAGGGGCGGGTAGTGCCGCTATCGGAATACTTTGGTCTTCAAACGGTAAATCGCTAA
- the chbG gene encoding chitin disaccharide deacetylase encodes MRKTRVIVNADDFGLTTGINQGIIESHLNGPVNSTTMMMNGHAVDDAVRLSEQYPDLHVGVHLVLSWGKPLASTSHSLTKADGTFRFTSRFLEEKPPAPNDVYLEWKAQIEAFLATGLPLHHLDSHHHIHGWSTIDSVIVELANEYQTMFRATGNENHQDLWLTRRFDDRFYGDGVSFATLDSITPGSSIEVMVHPANMDTLLPSVTSYVKQRLVEKDLLTRYTTPDWWT; translated from the coding sequence ATGCGTAAAACACGTGTGATCGTCAATGCTGATGATTTTGGTCTGACGACGGGTATCAACCAAGGCATCATTGAGAGTCATCTCAACGGTCCAGTCAATTCGACGACGATGATGATGAACGGACATGCGGTCGATGACGCCGTCCGACTTTCTGAGCAATACCCGGACCTCCATGTCGGCGTACATCTCGTACTCTCTTGGGGAAAACCGCTCGCGTCGACGAGTCATTCGTTAACGAAGGCGGACGGGACATTCCGTTTCACGAGTCGCTTTTTAGAAGAAAAGCCGCCAGCTCCTAACGATGTCTATCTGGAATGGAAAGCCCAGATTGAAGCTTTCCTTGCAACTGGTCTACCGCTTCACCATTTAGACAGCCATCATCATATCCATGGCTGGTCCACAATCGACTCCGTCATCGTTGAACTTGCTAATGAATATCAAACGATGTTTCGTGCTACAGGGAACGAGAACCATCAGGATCTCTGGCTTACGAGACGCTTCGATGATCGGTTTTATGGAGATGGTGTCTCGTTTGCGACCCTTGATTCGATTACACCCGGTTCATCCATCGAGGTCATGGTTCACCCTGCTAACATGGACACTTTACTTCCAAGTGTCACGTCTTATGTGAAGCAGCGACTCGTCGAGAAGGATCTTTTAACGCGCTATACTACACCGGACTGGTGGACATGA
- a CDS encoding PTS sugar transporter subunit IIB, with amino-acid sequence MNILLVCSAGMSTSILVEKMRTEAIARGLDATIEAVPESRLKEHTTMDVILIGPQVRYLENKIRSAVNVPVAVIDNMAYGLMKGDQVLDQALSLTGTAHA; translated from the coding sequence ATGAACATCTTACTCGTCTGCTCAGCAGGCATGTCCACTTCGATCTTAGTAGAAAAAATGCGTACGGAAGCCATAGCACGAGGTCTTGATGCAACAATCGAAGCGGTACCCGAATCGCGACTAAAGGAACATACGACGATGGACGTCATCTTGATCGGACCTCAAGTCCGGTACCTCGAGAATAAAATCCGCTCAGCGGTTAACGTTCCGGTTGCTGTGATCGACAACATGGCATACGGATTGATGAAGGGAGATCAAGTGCTTGATCAGGCACTCTCCCTGACCGGCACGGCGCATGCGTAA
- a CDS encoding PTS lactose/cellobiose transporter subunit IIA — MKTESIQQLSFMIILHAGNARSSAFEALSAAKRSDDALVKEKLKEAETSFLEAHKLQTELLQEEARGTSNEMSVLLVHAQDHLMTAMTVKELATEMIDMITKINRLEETK, encoded by the coding sequence TTGAAGACAGAATCAATTCAACAATTATCGTTCATGATCATCCTACATGCCGGAAATGCACGCTCAAGTGCGTTTGAAGCGCTTTCCGCTGCTAAACGCAGTGACGATGCACTCGTAAAGGAAAAGCTCAAAGAAGCTGAAACCTCGTTCCTTGAGGCACACAAGCTCCAGACAGAACTCTTACAAGAAGAAGCACGAGGAACCAGCAACGAGATGAGCGTCCTACTCGTCCATGCTCAAGATCATCTGATGACAGCGATGACGGTCAAGGAACTGGCGACTGAGATGATCGACATGATCACTAAAATCAACCGACTGGAGGAAACGAAATGA
- the celB gene encoding PTS cellobiose transporter subunit IIC, with protein sequence MNKFIEIAGRIGSQRHLVAIRDGFVSVMPLIIVGSLAILINNFPAIQLGSWSLDFVGSMNAAFGEGSWQRLGGNIWNASFAILGLLVAFSIAYNLARSYDIDGLAAGILSIASYVMLVPVTKDWGLSFAWLGAQGLFVAIIVSLLVTEAFRLLIHTKLTIRMPEGVPGGVTRSFQALIPSMIILTVVAAIQLFIQVKLELSIFEVIFKAIQQPLQGFGDSLAAGLIIALLNHVLWFFGLHGTNIIGSVIEPIYLPLIEQNLAAFQAGASAYDVPYTVTKPFLDAFVFMGGSGTTLSLLLAIFIVVRKQRNHPYHQVAKLSAPAGLFNINEPVIFGMPIVLNPVMLIPFILAPVVLTVVSYVALSTGMVPKTVAIVPWTTPPIISGYLVTGGSIRGVLLQVFNLTLATLIYIPFVVAGARAMTAEINRNKDSIHEGEKIS encoded by the coding sequence ATGAATAAGTTCATTGAAATTGCCGGGCGTATCGGTTCCCAGCGCCATCTCGTCGCCATCCGTGACGGCTTTGTCTCCGTCATGCCGCTCATCATCGTCGGCTCACTCGCGATTCTGATCAATAACTTCCCTGCCATCCAGCTCGGTAGCTGGTCGCTCGATTTCGTCGGCTCGATGAATGCCGCTTTTGGTGAAGGCAGTTGGCAACGGCTTGGCGGCAACATTTGGAATGCCTCCTTCGCGATTCTCGGCTTACTGGTCGCCTTCTCGATTGCCTATAACTTGGCACGGTCCTACGATATCGACGGTCTCGCTGCTGGTATTCTGTCGATCGCTTCTTACGTCATGCTCGTTCCGGTCACGAAGGACTGGGGACTCAGCTTCGCTTGGCTCGGCGCCCAAGGGCTATTCGTCGCCATCATCGTCTCGCTTCTCGTAACGGAAGCATTCCGTCTTCTCATCCATACGAAGCTGACGATCCGGATGCCGGAGGGTGTGCCTGGTGGTGTCACCCGATCGTTCCAAGCATTGATTCCTTCGATGATCATCTTGACGGTCGTTGCTGCGATCCAGTTGTTCATCCAAGTGAAACTCGAGCTCAGCATCTTCGAGGTCATCTTCAAGGCAATCCAGCAACCGCTTCAAGGCTTCGGTGATTCGCTCGCTGCTGGTCTGATCATCGCCCTGTTGAACCATGTCTTGTGGTTCTTCGGTCTACACGGTACGAACATCATCGGGTCGGTCATCGAGCCGATTTACCTACCGCTGATCGAACAGAACTTAGCTGCCTTCCAAGCTGGTGCCTCCGCCTATGACGTGCCGTATACAGTAACGAAACCGTTCCTCGATGCGTTCGTCTTCATGGGGGGCTCCGGTACGACATTGTCACTCCTACTTGCGATCTTCATCGTCGTAAGAAAACAACGCAATCATCCTTATCATCAAGTCGCTAAGCTATCAGCTCCAGCAGGGCTGTTCAACATCAACGAACCGGTCATTTTCGGCATGCCGATCGTCCTCAATCCAGTCATGCTGATCCCGTTCATTCTTGCACCAGTCGTCTTGACGGTCGTCTCGTATGTCGCACTATCGACCGGGATGGTTCCGAAGACCGTCGCCATCGTTCCATGGACGACACCACCGATCATCAGCGGGTATCTCGTCACCGGTGGTAGCATCCGCGGTGTCCTGCTTCAGGTGTTCAATCTGACGCTCGCGACGTTGATCTATATCCCGTTCGTCGTAGCAGGAGCACGCGCCATGACTGCCGAAATCAATCGAAATAAAGACAGCATCCACGAAGGAGAGAAAATCAGTTGA
- a CDS encoding 6-phospho-beta-glucosidase, translating to MPLKVVIIGGGSSYTPEIIEGFILRHHSFPVDEVVLVDIEDGKEKLEIVGKLAQRMIDKSNVKITLRWTFDRREALRGADFVSTQIRVGGLAARALDERIPLKHGFIGQETNGAGGMFKAFRTIPVLLELADEMAELCPDAWLINFTNPAGIVTEALLKHSKHQRVIGVCNIPFNMRNSVAEILHAPVEHVSIEFIGLNHFIFGRHVTVNGVDRTEDVLTALSHGNDYSPANIVGLGWSDSFLNSINLLPNPYHQYYFQTRDVLAKDLQAYEENGTRAEVVQEVERRLFEQYQDVSLDVKPKELEQRGGAYYSDAACNLMDSLYNDRGDVQTVNTLNQGTIRDLPEDAVIEVNAVITKTGPRPLSIGSLPLTVRGLITNLKTFEELTIQAAVSGKYEDAYLAALMNPLIQDEKRIDALLEELFRAHQAYLPQFQLKEVLS from the coding sequence ATGCCACTCAAGGTCGTCATCATCGGTGGAGGCTCCAGCTATACACCGGAAATCATTGAAGGTTTCATTTTGCGTCATCACTCTTTTCCGGTCGACGAGGTCGTACTCGTCGATATCGAAGACGGAAAAGAAAAGCTCGAAATTGTTGGTAAACTCGCACAACGGATGATTGACAAGTCTAACGTGAAGATCACACTTCGTTGGACATTCGATCGAAGAGAAGCCCTCCGTGGAGCCGACTTCGTCTCGACGCAAATTCGTGTCGGGGGTCTTGCGGCACGGGCGCTTGACGAGCGCATTCCACTCAAGCATGGCTTCATCGGTCAAGAGACGAATGGTGCTGGCGGCATGTTCAAGGCCTTCCGGACGATTCCCGTCTTACTCGAACTCGCAGACGAGATGGCGGAACTTTGTCCCGACGCCTGGTTGATCAACTTCACGAATCCAGCTGGCATCGTGACCGAGGCACTTTTGAAACACTCCAAGCATCAGAGAGTGATTGGTGTCTGCAACATCCCGTTCAACATGCGGAACTCCGTTGCTGAAATCCTACACGCCCCCGTCGAGCACGTCTCGATCGAATTTATCGGGTTGAATCACTTCATCTTTGGTCGACATGTCACGGTGAATGGTGTCGATCGGACAGAAGACGTTCTTACTGCCTTAAGTCATGGAAACGACTACTCGCCAGCGAATATCGTCGGACTCGGCTGGTCCGACTCATTCCTGAATTCAATCAATCTGTTACCGAACCCGTACCATCAATATTATTTCCAAACGCGCGATGTCCTAGCAAAAGATCTGCAAGCTTACGAAGAGAACGGGACACGAGCTGAAGTCGTTCAAGAAGTCGAGCGCCGACTATTTGAACAATACCAAGATGTATCGCTCGACGTAAAACCGAAGGAACTTGAGCAACGCGGTGGAGCGTACTACTCGGATGCGGCGTGTAATTTGATGGACTCGCTTTATAACGACCGTGGTGATGTCCAGACCGTCAATACGCTGAATCAAGGGACAATCCGTGACTTACCGGAAGATGCGGTCATCGAGGTCAACGCTGTCATCACAAAAACCGGACCGCGTCCGCTGTCGATCGGTAGCTTACCACTCACAGTCCGTGGACTGATCACGAACTTGAAGACGTTCGAGGAACTGACGATTCAAGCAGCCGTCTCTGGGAAATACGAGGACGCTTATCTCGCTGCCCTTATGAATCCCTTGATCCAAGACGAAAAACGGATCGATGCCTTACTTGAAGAACTGTTCCGCGCGCATCAGGCTTACTTACCCCAATTCCAGCTTAAGGAGGTTCTCTCATGA
- a CDS encoding GntR family transcriptional regulator has product MSQSTLQTAIKEELLSRIKRGYYEEGKKFPTEYVLCEEFDVSRTTVRGALNQLTLEGYLIRQQGRGTFVAGKKVRQTLSHTPNNYAAQLAVQGKRGEVSLIQLSVVSATDVLTEVFAVEEQAPIQKIERIRHADGEPTQYEISFIPWSIAPGITKEQAEHSLFDTLAKVFDIQVAKTTESLEIVLADEAISSYLNCPVNAPCFYIETVTEDQAGQIIEYSRSYFRGDKTNFVIERSYR; this is encoded by the coding sequence ATGTCGCAATCAACGTTACAGACGGCAATCAAAGAAGAATTGCTATCGCGGATCAAGAGAGGATATTACGAAGAAGGGAAGAAATTCCCGACGGAGTATGTGCTCTGTGAAGAGTTCGATGTCAGTCGGACAACGGTCCGGGGAGCATTGAACCAGCTGACTCTTGAAGGATACTTGATCCGACAGCAAGGGCGTGGGACGTTCGTCGCGGGCAAGAAAGTGCGACAGACCTTGTCACATACGCCAAATAACTACGCTGCACAGTTAGCGGTGCAAGGAAAGCGGGGCGAGGTGTCGCTAATCCAATTATCCGTCGTCTCAGCGACAGATGTCTTGACGGAAGTTTTTGCAGTGGAGGAACAAGCACCAATCCAGAAGATTGAACGGATTCGTCATGCTGACGGCGAACCGACACAATATGAAATCTCATTCATCCCGTGGTCGATTGCTCCAGGAATCACGAAGGAACAAGCGGAGCATTCGTTGTTCGATACGTTAGCAAAAGTCTTCGATATCCAGGTGGCGAAAACGACGGAGTCACTCGAAATCGTCCTAGCCGATGAAGCGATCAGTAGTTATCTGAACTGTCCAGTCAATGCACCATGTTTTTATATCGAGACGGTGACAGAGGATCAAGCGGGACAGATCATCGAGTATTCGCGTTCCTACTTCCGTGGGGATAAGACGAATTTCGTGATTGAACGTTCATACCGTTAA
- a CDS encoding GNAT family N-acetyltransferase — MNVDIHQLSIHETPPMELLLAADPSLKLVENYVKRGHCFVAENNDQWIGVYVILPTRPQTIEIVNIAVDELYQGKGVGKDLLRHAINTAKTMGYTTIEIGTGNSSVGQLALYQKCGFRIVGIDMNFFLRHYEEEIIENGIRCTDMIRLSQDL, encoded by the coding sequence ATGAATGTAGATATTCATCAATTGTCCATCCATGAGACTCCTCCGATGGAGCTCTTGCTAGCGGCAGACCCGTCTCTGAAGTTAGTCGAAAACTATGTAAAAAGAGGTCATTGTTTCGTTGCTGAAAACAATGACCAATGGATCGGTGTATATGTAATTCTCCCGACAAGACCGCAAACAATCGAAATCGTAAATATCGCAGTGGACGAGTTGTACCAAGGAAAAGGTGTCGGGAAGGATCTTTTGCGACATGCGATTAACACAGCTAAAACAATGGGATATACCACCATCGAGATTGGAACAGGCAATTCAAGCGTAGGTCAGTTAGCACTTTATCAAAAATGTGGATTTCGGATCGTCGGGATCGATATGAACTTCTTCTTGAGACATTATGAAGAGGAAATCATCGAAAATGGAATCCGATGTACCGATATGATTCGATTATCTCAAGATCTATGA